From the genome of Sinanaerobacter sp. ZZT-01:
ACTTCACCAAGTCATTCGGCAACAAAGGTTCACTAAAATAGTAGCCTTGTATATAATCGCATTCATTTTCCTTAAGCCATTCTAATTGATTCCGATTTTCAACGCCTTCAGCGATAACCTGAATACCTAATCTGTGTGCCATTTGTATAATATTTTTTAATTCAATTGGGTCCTCATCATCCTTAATTTGATCAATGAATAACTTATCAATTTTTATATAATCGATAGGAAGTTGAATTAAATTAAGCAATGAATTATATCCTGTTCCAAAATCATCCATAGAAATTGTAAATCCACAACTTCTAGCATCATTTAGCAGTGTTTTTACAAAATCCATATTTTTTATAATCCCACGTTCCGTTATTTCAAGTTCAATCCATTGGGAATTTATTTTATATCTTTCCACAGATTGTTTCAAAAAATTCACCAAATTACTATTTTTCATATCTTTGGGAGAAAAATTAATTGCCAGATTTACTAAAATTCCTTCTTTTTGCCATAAGGTTAATTGTTGTATTGTATTTTGAATAACCCATTTTGTGATTTCGTTGATCAAGCCTACATTTTCTGCAATGGCAATAAATTTTTCTGGATTAATAAAACCTTTCTTAGGATGCTTCCAACGTAACAACGCTTCAACACCAATTATTTTCTTCTCCTTTAAACTAACTTTAGGCTGATAAACAAGGAAAAGCTGCTCATTCGGAATGGCATCATGCAAAGAAAGGCGTATTTCATATTTTTCTTTATTCTTTCTTTCCGTTTCTTCATCATAAATATACGGTTCAAGGGAATCGTGTGCTTCATCCAATGCAAGTTCCATTTTTCTAAATAGCTCATCAGGATGACAACTATGCGAAGGACAATGTACAATCCCTGCTTTCATTATAATTTCAATTAAAAAGCCATTGATAGAAATCGGTTCTATCAATCGTTGTAAAAACTTTAAAGCAAGCTCATATGTATCCTTTACATTACGCTTAGGCAGAATGACGGCAAATTCATTACTGCATATAAAATAAACAAGCTCTAAATTTTCAAAATCCAAAAACATCTGTATTACTTTTTTTAAAGACTTTTCTCCGACCCTGTAATCAACATATCGATTGATATGATCCATGTTTGAAATTTGAAAGGCAATCAGAGAGAAAGGTTCTTTCATTTCAATCCTTTTTGATAAATCAACTTTTAGCTGATTGGCATTGGCTAAACCAATGGCATCATTAAAAAAGAACTGATCCATTTCTTTCATCTCATACTGCTTAATTTGCTGAA
Proteins encoded in this window:
- a CDS encoding bifunctional diguanylate cyclase/phosphodiesterase is translated as MFNESINKCISTKKKILGYFLIAFLIALTDFFVYSDGGSQSIFSHVMYFPILLAALIGEMKLSFMTALIGGITLGPLMYRDVSTQTSQEPREWVFRLLIFVIIAIVFGFLVQQIKQYEMKEMDQFFFNDAIGLANANQLKVDLSKRIEMKEPFSLIAFQISNMDHINRYVDYRVGEKSLKKVIQMFLDFENLELVYFICSNEFAVILPKRNVKDTYELALKFLQRLIEPISINGFLIEIIMKAGIVHCPSHSCHPDELFRKMELALDEAHDSLEPYIYDEETERKNKEKYEIRLSLHDAIPNEQLFLVYQPKVSLKEKKIIGVEALLRWKHPKKGFINPEKFIAIAENVGLINEITKWVIQNTIQQLTLWQKEGILVNLAINFSPKDMKNSNLVNFLKQSVERYKINSQWIELEITERGIIKNMDFVKTLLNDARSCGFTISMDDFGTGYNSLLNLIQLPIDYIKIDKLFIDQIKDDEDPIELKNIIQMAHRLGIQVIAEGVENRNQLEWLKENECDYIQGYYFSEPLLPNDLVKFIKNFPINLG